A genomic window from Labrus bergylta chromosome 7, fLabBer1.1, whole genome shotgun sequence includes:
- the LOC109988336 gene encoding zinc finger protein 536-like isoform X2, with protein sequence MALLANQIMDARILSSMNGRAELSQFLRVTNQSMVPQVNSAQDDSRKNRKYPCPLCGKRFRFNSILSLHMRTHTGEKPFKCPYCDHRAAQKGNLKIHLRTHKQGILGKGRGRVREENRLLHELEERAILRDRQTRGGHVSQQQTSNINQLQLSQTVSTQPQFFPPSETQPHTSTSPTATTIPDAIPDPILPPPSGYRCSFCKGKFRKQQELERHIRILHKPYKCTLCEFAASQEEELIAHVETTHISADSGSGQKPAMAAGEKKKPLGEFPCEVCGQTFSQAWFLKGHMRKHKDSFEHCCQICGRRFKEPWFLKNHMKVHLNKLAAKRSLPAERDPSLNMSHLTADHQNNLYSQYISRIHNRFLTAEMAEHQDYNQMFAQAGIDMKVREMLGRMISAGPGVTEAESSSLLGLNPPHHPLSASSMDYLQKVFSNRETVNNSSYPGWQIMTGLPVDQPIFSAKEQQSSYVQERGLPVDDGKVCLTDTDTKTLSRPGSPGSVTHPGAAETSTETGNPLLGSVLDPRPKSSSPAAGEKVYRCPLAADFSAAQAASLSFQLDRYHFPPWQTSRDLSSPLQPPSSSSSSSPNPKLRPRSREDWSPAAGLYHGLESENALLLNKQAELSDKVKAGGEISAQTRKSQYEPLDLSVRPESVMSHSVQMSGVFTNGLSSSSSVTRRLQSFSNTVAELRVKPSYQCDLLVPGTKEDMNTQKTGCTVHDSEGEFEKPEPGREGEIDEAAKWKMLKNSVLTPEESAQASADFQELEEPSAWSQAASESPISSLESLTPGQVDQLQQQGGLLSFLRPQGSLSGSHNASVNGGGDMERDGASAQKPFQCRYCPYSASQKGNLKTHVLCVHRKPFDNSLYPDRRLRRSHAPPRPSRLPPSITGDNRAATAAVGRDLGRDQIGMTSLCGT encoded by the exons ATGGCGCTTCTGGCCAATCAAATAATGGATGCACGGATTCTAAGCAGTATGAACGGGAGAGCAGAGCTTTCCCAGTTCCTGAGAGTCACCAATCAGAGCATGGTCCCGCAGGTAAACTCGGCCCAGGACGACAGCCGTAAGAACAGGAAGTACCCCTGCCCGCTGTGTGGAAAGCGTTTCCGCTTCAACAGCATCCTCTCCCtgcacatgcgcacacacaccgGGGAGAAACCCTTCAAGTGCCCGTACTGCGACCACAGGGCCGCACAGAAGGGCAACCTGAAGATACACCTCCGCACTCACAAGCAAGGCATTCTGGGTAAGGGCAGAGGGCGAGTTAGGGAGGAGAATCGGCTGCTTCACGAGCTCGAGGAGAGGGCGATACTGAGGGACAGACAGACTCGAGGCGGACACGTCAGCCAACAGCAAACATCCAATATAAACCAACTTCAGCTCTCACAGACGGTCTCGACACAACctcagttttttcccccctcagagACGCAGCCGCACACCTCCACATCTCCCACAGCCACCACCATCCCCGACGCCATCCCTGACCCCATCCTGCCCCCACCCAGCGGCTACCGCTGCTCCTTCTGTAAGGGCAAGTtcaggaagcagcaggagcttGAACGTCACATCAGGATCCTTCACAAACCCTATAAATGCACTCTGTGCGAGTTCGCTGCCTCACAAGAGGAGGAGCTCATCGCCCACGTGGAGACGACACATATATCAGCCGATTCAGGATCGGGGCAGAAACCCGCCATGGCCgctggagagaaaaagaagcccCTCGGAGAGTTTCCCTGCGAGGTGTGCGGGCAGACCTTCAGCCAGGCCTGGTTCCTGAAGGGCCACATGAGGAAACACAAGGACTCGTTTGAGCACTGCTGTCAGATCTGCGGGCGTCGATTCAAAGAGCCCTGGTTCCTGAAAAACCACATGAAGGTGCACCTCAATAAGCTGGCTGCGAAGCGGAGTCTCCCCGCAGAGCGCGACCCGTCTCTGAACATGAGTCACCTCACAGCCGACCATCAGAACAACCTGTACTCACAGTACATCTCACGCATCCACAACAGGTTCCTCACAGCTGAGATGGCCGAACATCAGGATTATAACCAGATGTTTGCTCAGGCAGGCATCGACATGAAGGTGAGGGAGATGTTAGGGAGGATGATTTCTGCAGGTCCGGGTGTGACGGAAGCAGAGAGCTCCTCTTTGTTGGGTTTAAATCCCCCCCACCATCCGCTGAGCGCCTCGAGCATGGACTACCTGCAGAAAGTCTTctcaaacagagaaacagtcaACAACAGCAGCTATCCAGGCTGGCAGATCATGACAGGTCTGCCTGTGGATCAGCCGATATTCAGCGCTAAAGAGCAGCAGTCGTCCTACGTGCAGGAGAGAGGTCTCCCTGTGGATGATGGGAAAGTGTGTctcactgacacagacacaaagacccTCAGCAGACCGGGCAGCCCAGGAAGTGTGACTCACCCCGGAGCAGCAGAGACCAGCACGGAGACGGGGAACCCCCTCCTTGGAAGCGTCCTCGACCCTCGACCAAaatcctcctctcctgctgcag GTGAGAAAGTCTACAGGTGTCCGCTCGCCGCTGACTTCTCCGCTGCACAGGCCGCCTCCCTTAGCTTCCAGCTGGATCGCTACCACTTCCCCCCCTGGCAGACCAGCAGagacctctcctctcctctgcagccgcccagcagcagctccagctccagcccCAACCCCAAACTCAGACCAAGGTCCAGGGAGGACTGGAGCCCAGCTGCAGGTCTCTATCATGGTCTGGAGAGTGAGAACGCCCTGCTCCTCAACAAGCAGGCTGAGCTCTCTGATAAAGTCAAAGCAGGAGGAGAAATCTCTGCTCAAACCAGGAAGTCCCAGTATGAGCCTTTAGATCTGTCAGTCAGGCCCGAGTCTGTCATGTCTCATTCAGTTCAGATGTCTGGAGTTTTCACTAATGgactctcctcttcctcctctgtgacCCGCCGGCTGCAGAGTTTCTCAAACACTGTAGCTGAACTCAGAGTGAAACCCTCATACCAGTGTGACCTTTTGGTGCCGGGaacaaaagaagacatgaaCACGCAGAAAACAGGCTGCACAGTGCACGACTCTGAAGGTGAATTTGAGAAACCTGAGCCAGGGAGGGAGGGTGAAATAGACGAGGCTGCCAAGTGGAAGATGCTGAAAAACAGCGTTCTCACACCGGAGGAGTCGGCACAGGCCAGCGCTGATTTCCAGGAGCTTGAAGAACCGAGCGCTTGGAGCCAAGCTGCGTCTGAATCTCCGATCTCGTCCCTGGAGAGCCTGACTCCAGGACAGGTGGATCAGCTCCAGCAGCAGGGCggcctcctctccttcctcagaCCTCAGGGGAGCCTGAGCGGGTCGCACAATGCCAGCGTGAACGGAGGAGGGGACATGGAGAGAGACGGAGCATCGG CTCAGAAGCCCTTCCAGTGCAGGTACTGCCCCTACAGCGCCTCCCAGAAGGGAAACCTGAAGACCCACGTCCTCTGCGTCCACCGTAAGCCCTTCGACAACTCCCTCTACCCCGACCGCCGCCTCCGCCGCTCGCACGCGCCCCCGAGGCCCTCCAGACTGCCTCCGAGCATCACGGGAGATAATCGAGCGGCGACGGCGGCGGTGGGGAGAGACCTGGGGAGAGACCAGATTGGCATGACATCACTCTGCGGGACTTga
- the LOC109988336 gene encoding zinc finger protein 536-like isoform X3: protein MALLANQIMDARILSSMNGRAELSQFLRVTNQSMVPQVNSAQDDSRKNRKYPCPLCGKRFRFNSILSLHMRTHTGEKPFKCPYCDHRAAQKGNLKIHLRTHKQGILGKGRGRVREENRLLHELEERAILRDRQTRGGHVSQQQTSNINQLQLSQTVSTQPQFFPPSETQPHTSTSPTATTIPDAIPDPILPPPSGYRCSFCKGKFRKQQELERHIRILHKPYKCTLCEFAASQEEELIAHVETTHISADSGSGQKPAMAAGEKKKPLGEFPCEVCGQTFSQAWFLKGHMRKHKDSFEHCCQICGRRFKEPWFLKNHMKVHLNKLAAKRSLPAERDPSLNMSHLTADHQNNLYSQYISRIHNRFLTAEMAEHQDYNQMFAQAGIDMKVREMLGRMISAGPGVTEAESSSLLGLNPPHHPLSASSMDYLQKVFSNRETVNNSSYPGWQIMTGLPVDQPIFSAKEQQSSYVQERGLPVDDGKVCLTDTDTKTLSRPGSPGSVTHPGAAETSTETGNPLLGSVLDPRPKSSSPAAGEKVYRCPLAADFSAAQAASLSFQLDRYHFPPWQTSRDLSSPLQPPSSSSSSSPNPKLRPRSREDWSPAAGLYHGLESENALLLNKQAELSDKVKAGGEISAQTRKSQYEPLDLSVRPESVMSHSVQMSGVFTNGLSSSSSVTRRLQSFSNTVAELRVKPSYQCDLLVPGTKEDMNTQKTGCTVHDSEGEFEKPEPGREGEIDEAAKWKMLKNSVLTPEESAQASADFQELEEPSAWSQAASESPISSLESLTPGQVDQLQQQGGLLSFLRPQGSLSGSHNASVNGGGDMERDGASGEHHTQKPFQCRYCPYSASQKGNLKTHVLCVHRACS, encoded by the exons ATGGCGCTTCTGGCCAATCAAATAATGGATGCACGGATTCTAAGCAGTATGAACGGGAGAGCAGAGCTTTCCCAGTTCCTGAGAGTCACCAATCAGAGCATGGTCCCGCAGGTAAACTCGGCCCAGGACGACAGCCGTAAGAACAGGAAGTACCCCTGCCCGCTGTGTGGAAAGCGTTTCCGCTTCAACAGCATCCTCTCCCtgcacatgcgcacacacaccgGGGAGAAACCCTTCAAGTGCCCGTACTGCGACCACAGGGCCGCACAGAAGGGCAACCTGAAGATACACCTCCGCACTCACAAGCAAGGCATTCTGGGTAAGGGCAGAGGGCGAGTTAGGGAGGAGAATCGGCTGCTTCACGAGCTCGAGGAGAGGGCGATACTGAGGGACAGACAGACTCGAGGCGGACACGTCAGCCAACAGCAAACATCCAATATAAACCAACTTCAGCTCTCACAGACGGTCTCGACACAACctcagttttttcccccctcagagACGCAGCCGCACACCTCCACATCTCCCACAGCCACCACCATCCCCGACGCCATCCCTGACCCCATCCTGCCCCCACCCAGCGGCTACCGCTGCTCCTTCTGTAAGGGCAAGTtcaggaagcagcaggagcttGAACGTCACATCAGGATCCTTCACAAACCCTATAAATGCACTCTGTGCGAGTTCGCTGCCTCACAAGAGGAGGAGCTCATCGCCCACGTGGAGACGACACATATATCAGCCGATTCAGGATCGGGGCAGAAACCCGCCATGGCCgctggagagaaaaagaagcccCTCGGAGAGTTTCCCTGCGAGGTGTGCGGGCAGACCTTCAGCCAGGCCTGGTTCCTGAAGGGCCACATGAGGAAACACAAGGACTCGTTTGAGCACTGCTGTCAGATCTGCGGGCGTCGATTCAAAGAGCCCTGGTTCCTGAAAAACCACATGAAGGTGCACCTCAATAAGCTGGCTGCGAAGCGGAGTCTCCCCGCAGAGCGCGACCCGTCTCTGAACATGAGTCACCTCACAGCCGACCATCAGAACAACCTGTACTCACAGTACATCTCACGCATCCACAACAGGTTCCTCACAGCTGAGATGGCCGAACATCAGGATTATAACCAGATGTTTGCTCAGGCAGGCATCGACATGAAGGTGAGGGAGATGTTAGGGAGGATGATTTCTGCAGGTCCGGGTGTGACGGAAGCAGAGAGCTCCTCTTTGTTGGGTTTAAATCCCCCCCACCATCCGCTGAGCGCCTCGAGCATGGACTACCTGCAGAAAGTCTTctcaaacagagaaacagtcaACAACAGCAGCTATCCAGGCTGGCAGATCATGACAGGTCTGCCTGTGGATCAGCCGATATTCAGCGCTAAAGAGCAGCAGTCGTCCTACGTGCAGGAGAGAGGTCTCCCTGTGGATGATGGGAAAGTGTGTctcactgacacagacacaaagacccTCAGCAGACCGGGCAGCCCAGGAAGTGTGACTCACCCCGGAGCAGCAGAGACCAGCACGGAGACGGGGAACCCCCTCCTTGGAAGCGTCCTCGACCCTCGACCAAaatcctcctctcctgctgcag GTGAGAAAGTCTACAGGTGTCCGCTCGCCGCTGACTTCTCCGCTGCACAGGCCGCCTCCCTTAGCTTCCAGCTGGATCGCTACCACTTCCCCCCCTGGCAGACCAGCAGagacctctcctctcctctgcagccgcccagcagcagctccagctccagcccCAACCCCAAACTCAGACCAAGGTCCAGGGAGGACTGGAGCCCAGCTGCAGGTCTCTATCATGGTCTGGAGAGTGAGAACGCCCTGCTCCTCAACAAGCAGGCTGAGCTCTCTGATAAAGTCAAAGCAGGAGGAGAAATCTCTGCTCAAACCAGGAAGTCCCAGTATGAGCCTTTAGATCTGTCAGTCAGGCCCGAGTCTGTCATGTCTCATTCAGTTCAGATGTCTGGAGTTTTCACTAATGgactctcctcttcctcctctgtgacCCGCCGGCTGCAGAGTTTCTCAAACACTGTAGCTGAACTCAGAGTGAAACCCTCATACCAGTGTGACCTTTTGGTGCCGGGaacaaaagaagacatgaaCACGCAGAAAACAGGCTGCACAGTGCACGACTCTGAAGGTGAATTTGAGAAACCTGAGCCAGGGAGGGAGGGTGAAATAGACGAGGCTGCCAAGTGGAAGATGCTGAAAAACAGCGTTCTCACACCGGAGGAGTCGGCACAGGCCAGCGCTGATTTCCAGGAGCTTGAAGAACCGAGCGCTTGGAGCCAAGCTGCGTCTGAATCTCCGATCTCGTCCCTGGAGAGCCTGACTCCAGGACAGGTGGATCAGCTCCAGCAGCAGGGCggcctcctctccttcctcagaCCTCAGGGGAGCCTGAGCGGGTCGCACAATGCCAGCGTGAACGGAGGAGGGGACATGGAGAGAGACGGAGCATCGGGTGAGCATCACA CTCAGAAGCCCTTCCAGTGCAGGTACTGCCCCTACAGCGCCTCCCAGAAGGGAAACCTGAAGACCCACGTCCTCTGCGTCCACC GTGCCTGCAGCTGA
- the LOC109988336 gene encoding zinc finger protein 536-like isoform X1, translated as MALLANQIMDARILSSMNGRAELSQFLRVTNQSMVPQVNSAQDDSRKNRKYPCPLCGKRFRFNSILSLHMRTHTGEKPFKCPYCDHRAAQKGNLKIHLRTHKQGILGKGRGRVREENRLLHELEERAILRDRQTRGGHVSQQQTSNINQLQLSQTVSTQPQFFPPSETQPHTSTSPTATTIPDAIPDPILPPPSGYRCSFCKGKFRKQQELERHIRILHKPYKCTLCEFAASQEEELIAHVETTHISADSGSGQKPAMAAGEKKKPLGEFPCEVCGQTFSQAWFLKGHMRKHKDSFEHCCQICGRRFKEPWFLKNHMKVHLNKLAAKRSLPAERDPSLNMSHLTADHQNNLYSQYISRIHNRFLTAEMAEHQDYNQMFAQAGIDMKVREMLGRMISAGPGVTEAESSSLLGLNPPHHPLSASSMDYLQKVFSNRETVNNSSYPGWQIMTGLPVDQPIFSAKEQQSSYVQERGLPVDDGKVCLTDTDTKTLSRPGSPGSVTHPGAAETSTETGNPLLGSVLDPRPKSSSPAAGEKVYRCPLAADFSAAQAASLSFQLDRYHFPPWQTSRDLSSPLQPPSSSSSSSPNPKLRPRSREDWSPAAGLYHGLESENALLLNKQAELSDKVKAGGEISAQTRKSQYEPLDLSVRPESVMSHSVQMSGVFTNGLSSSSSVTRRLQSFSNTVAELRVKPSYQCDLLVPGTKEDMNTQKTGCTVHDSEGEFEKPEPGREGEIDEAAKWKMLKNSVLTPEESAQASADFQELEEPSAWSQAASESPISSLESLTPGQVDQLQQQGGLLSFLRPQGSLSGSHNASVNGGGDMERDGASGEHHTQKPFQCRYCPYSASQKGNLKTHVLCVHRKPFDNSLYPDRRLRRSHAPPRPSRLPPSITGDNRAATAAVGRDLGRDQIGMTSLCGT; from the exons ATGGCGCTTCTGGCCAATCAAATAATGGATGCACGGATTCTAAGCAGTATGAACGGGAGAGCAGAGCTTTCCCAGTTCCTGAGAGTCACCAATCAGAGCATGGTCCCGCAGGTAAACTCGGCCCAGGACGACAGCCGTAAGAACAGGAAGTACCCCTGCCCGCTGTGTGGAAAGCGTTTCCGCTTCAACAGCATCCTCTCCCtgcacatgcgcacacacaccgGGGAGAAACCCTTCAAGTGCCCGTACTGCGACCACAGGGCCGCACAGAAGGGCAACCTGAAGATACACCTCCGCACTCACAAGCAAGGCATTCTGGGTAAGGGCAGAGGGCGAGTTAGGGAGGAGAATCGGCTGCTTCACGAGCTCGAGGAGAGGGCGATACTGAGGGACAGACAGACTCGAGGCGGACACGTCAGCCAACAGCAAACATCCAATATAAACCAACTTCAGCTCTCACAGACGGTCTCGACACAACctcagttttttcccccctcagagACGCAGCCGCACACCTCCACATCTCCCACAGCCACCACCATCCCCGACGCCATCCCTGACCCCATCCTGCCCCCACCCAGCGGCTACCGCTGCTCCTTCTGTAAGGGCAAGTtcaggaagcagcaggagcttGAACGTCACATCAGGATCCTTCACAAACCCTATAAATGCACTCTGTGCGAGTTCGCTGCCTCACAAGAGGAGGAGCTCATCGCCCACGTGGAGACGACACATATATCAGCCGATTCAGGATCGGGGCAGAAACCCGCCATGGCCgctggagagaaaaagaagcccCTCGGAGAGTTTCCCTGCGAGGTGTGCGGGCAGACCTTCAGCCAGGCCTGGTTCCTGAAGGGCCACATGAGGAAACACAAGGACTCGTTTGAGCACTGCTGTCAGATCTGCGGGCGTCGATTCAAAGAGCCCTGGTTCCTGAAAAACCACATGAAGGTGCACCTCAATAAGCTGGCTGCGAAGCGGAGTCTCCCCGCAGAGCGCGACCCGTCTCTGAACATGAGTCACCTCACAGCCGACCATCAGAACAACCTGTACTCACAGTACATCTCACGCATCCACAACAGGTTCCTCACAGCTGAGATGGCCGAACATCAGGATTATAACCAGATGTTTGCTCAGGCAGGCATCGACATGAAGGTGAGGGAGATGTTAGGGAGGATGATTTCTGCAGGTCCGGGTGTGACGGAAGCAGAGAGCTCCTCTTTGTTGGGTTTAAATCCCCCCCACCATCCGCTGAGCGCCTCGAGCATGGACTACCTGCAGAAAGTCTTctcaaacagagaaacagtcaACAACAGCAGCTATCCAGGCTGGCAGATCATGACAGGTCTGCCTGTGGATCAGCCGATATTCAGCGCTAAAGAGCAGCAGTCGTCCTACGTGCAGGAGAGAGGTCTCCCTGTGGATGATGGGAAAGTGTGTctcactgacacagacacaaagacccTCAGCAGACCGGGCAGCCCAGGAAGTGTGACTCACCCCGGAGCAGCAGAGACCAGCACGGAGACGGGGAACCCCCTCCTTGGAAGCGTCCTCGACCCTCGACCAAaatcctcctctcctgctgcag GTGAGAAAGTCTACAGGTGTCCGCTCGCCGCTGACTTCTCCGCTGCACAGGCCGCCTCCCTTAGCTTCCAGCTGGATCGCTACCACTTCCCCCCCTGGCAGACCAGCAGagacctctcctctcctctgcagccgcccagcagcagctccagctccagcccCAACCCCAAACTCAGACCAAGGTCCAGGGAGGACTGGAGCCCAGCTGCAGGTCTCTATCATGGTCTGGAGAGTGAGAACGCCCTGCTCCTCAACAAGCAGGCTGAGCTCTCTGATAAAGTCAAAGCAGGAGGAGAAATCTCTGCTCAAACCAGGAAGTCCCAGTATGAGCCTTTAGATCTGTCAGTCAGGCCCGAGTCTGTCATGTCTCATTCAGTTCAGATGTCTGGAGTTTTCACTAATGgactctcctcttcctcctctgtgacCCGCCGGCTGCAGAGTTTCTCAAACACTGTAGCTGAACTCAGAGTGAAACCCTCATACCAGTGTGACCTTTTGGTGCCGGGaacaaaagaagacatgaaCACGCAGAAAACAGGCTGCACAGTGCACGACTCTGAAGGTGAATTTGAGAAACCTGAGCCAGGGAGGGAGGGTGAAATAGACGAGGCTGCCAAGTGGAAGATGCTGAAAAACAGCGTTCTCACACCGGAGGAGTCGGCACAGGCCAGCGCTGATTTCCAGGAGCTTGAAGAACCGAGCGCTTGGAGCCAAGCTGCGTCTGAATCTCCGATCTCGTCCCTGGAGAGCCTGACTCCAGGACAGGTGGATCAGCTCCAGCAGCAGGGCggcctcctctccttcctcagaCCTCAGGGGAGCCTGAGCGGGTCGCACAATGCCAGCGTGAACGGAGGAGGGGACATGGAGAGAGACGGAGCATCGGGTGAGCATCACA CTCAGAAGCCCTTCCAGTGCAGGTACTGCCCCTACAGCGCCTCCCAGAAGGGAAACCTGAAGACCCACGTCCTCTGCGTCCACCGTAAGCCCTTCGACAACTCCCTCTACCCCGACCGCCGCCTCCGCCGCTCGCACGCGCCCCCGAGGCCCTCCAGACTGCCTCCGAGCATCACGGGAGATAATCGAGCGGCGACGGCGGCGGTGGGGAGAGACCTGGGGAGAGACCAGATTGGCATGACATCACTCTGCGGGACTTga
- the LOC109988336 gene encoding zinc finger protein 536-like isoform X4, with product MALLANQIMDARILSSMNGRAELSQFLRVTNQSMVPQVNSAQDDSRKNRKYPCPLCGKRFRFNSILSLHMRTHTGEKPFKCPYCDHRAAQKGNLKIHLRTHKQGILGKGRGRVREENRLLHELEERAILRDRQTRGGHVSQQQTSNINQLQLSQTVSTQPQFFPPSETQPHTSTSPTATTIPDAIPDPILPPPSGYRCSFCKGKFRKQQELERHIRILHKPYKCTLCEFAASQEEELIAHVETTHISADSGSGQKPAMAAGEKKKPLGEFPCEVCGQTFSQAWFLKGHMRKHKDSFEHCCQICGRRFKEPWFLKNHMKVHLNKLAAKRSLPAERDPSLNMSHLTADHQNNLYSQYISRIHNRFLTAEMAEHQDYNQMFAQAGIDMKVREMLGRMISAGPGVTEAESSSLLGLNPPHHPLSASSMDYLQKVFSNRETVNNSSYPGWQIMTGLPVDQPIFSAKEQQSSYVQERGLPVDDGKVCLTDTDTKTLSRPGSPGSVTHPGAAETSTETGNPLLGSVLDPRPKSSSPAAGEKVYRCPLAADFSAAQAASLSFQLDRYHFPPWQTSRDLSSPLQPPSSSSSSSPNPKLRPRSREDWSPAAGLYHGLESENALLLNKQAELSDKVKAGGEISAQTRKSQYEPLDLSVRPESVMSHSVQMSGVFTNGLSSSSSVTRRLQSFSNTVAELRVKPSYQCDLLVPGTKEDMNTQKTGCTVHDSEGEFEKPEPGREGEIDEAAKWKMLKNSVLTPEESAQASADFQELEEPSAWSQAASESPISSLESLTPGQVDQLQQQGGLLSFLRPQGSLSGSHNASVNGGGDMERDGASAQKPFQCRYCPYSASQKGNLKTHVLCVHRACS from the exons ATGGCGCTTCTGGCCAATCAAATAATGGATGCACGGATTCTAAGCAGTATGAACGGGAGAGCAGAGCTTTCCCAGTTCCTGAGAGTCACCAATCAGAGCATGGTCCCGCAGGTAAACTCGGCCCAGGACGACAGCCGTAAGAACAGGAAGTACCCCTGCCCGCTGTGTGGAAAGCGTTTCCGCTTCAACAGCATCCTCTCCCtgcacatgcgcacacacaccgGGGAGAAACCCTTCAAGTGCCCGTACTGCGACCACAGGGCCGCACAGAAGGGCAACCTGAAGATACACCTCCGCACTCACAAGCAAGGCATTCTGGGTAAGGGCAGAGGGCGAGTTAGGGAGGAGAATCGGCTGCTTCACGAGCTCGAGGAGAGGGCGATACTGAGGGACAGACAGACTCGAGGCGGACACGTCAGCCAACAGCAAACATCCAATATAAACCAACTTCAGCTCTCACAGACGGTCTCGACACAACctcagttttttcccccctcagagACGCAGCCGCACACCTCCACATCTCCCACAGCCACCACCATCCCCGACGCCATCCCTGACCCCATCCTGCCCCCACCCAGCGGCTACCGCTGCTCCTTCTGTAAGGGCAAGTtcaggaagcagcaggagcttGAACGTCACATCAGGATCCTTCACAAACCCTATAAATGCACTCTGTGCGAGTTCGCTGCCTCACAAGAGGAGGAGCTCATCGCCCACGTGGAGACGACACATATATCAGCCGATTCAGGATCGGGGCAGAAACCCGCCATGGCCgctggagagaaaaagaagcccCTCGGAGAGTTTCCCTGCGAGGTGTGCGGGCAGACCTTCAGCCAGGCCTGGTTCCTGAAGGGCCACATGAGGAAACACAAGGACTCGTTTGAGCACTGCTGTCAGATCTGCGGGCGTCGATTCAAAGAGCCCTGGTTCCTGAAAAACCACATGAAGGTGCACCTCAATAAGCTGGCTGCGAAGCGGAGTCTCCCCGCAGAGCGCGACCCGTCTCTGAACATGAGTCACCTCACAGCCGACCATCAGAACAACCTGTACTCACAGTACATCTCACGCATCCACAACAGGTTCCTCACAGCTGAGATGGCCGAACATCAGGATTATAACCAGATGTTTGCTCAGGCAGGCATCGACATGAAGGTGAGGGAGATGTTAGGGAGGATGATTTCTGCAGGTCCGGGTGTGACGGAAGCAGAGAGCTCCTCTTTGTTGGGTTTAAATCCCCCCCACCATCCGCTGAGCGCCTCGAGCATGGACTACCTGCAGAAAGTCTTctcaaacagagaaacagtcaACAACAGCAGCTATCCAGGCTGGCAGATCATGACAGGTCTGCCTGTGGATCAGCCGATATTCAGCGCTAAAGAGCAGCAGTCGTCCTACGTGCAGGAGAGAGGTCTCCCTGTGGATGATGGGAAAGTGTGTctcactgacacagacacaaagacccTCAGCAGACCGGGCAGCCCAGGAAGTGTGACTCACCCCGGAGCAGCAGAGACCAGCACGGAGACGGGGAACCCCCTCCTTGGAAGCGTCCTCGACCCTCGACCAAaatcctcctctcctgctgcag GTGAGAAAGTCTACAGGTGTCCGCTCGCCGCTGACTTCTCCGCTGCACAGGCCGCCTCCCTTAGCTTCCAGCTGGATCGCTACCACTTCCCCCCCTGGCAGACCAGCAGagacctctcctctcctctgcagccgcccagcagcagctccagctccagcccCAACCCCAAACTCAGACCAAGGTCCAGGGAGGACTGGAGCCCAGCTGCAGGTCTCTATCATGGTCTGGAGAGTGAGAACGCCCTGCTCCTCAACAAGCAGGCTGAGCTCTCTGATAAAGTCAAAGCAGGAGGAGAAATCTCTGCTCAAACCAGGAAGTCCCAGTATGAGCCTTTAGATCTGTCAGTCAGGCCCGAGTCTGTCATGTCTCATTCAGTTCAGATGTCTGGAGTTTTCACTAATGgactctcctcttcctcctctgtgacCCGCCGGCTGCAGAGTTTCTCAAACACTGTAGCTGAACTCAGAGTGAAACCCTCATACCAGTGTGACCTTTTGGTGCCGGGaacaaaagaagacatgaaCACGCAGAAAACAGGCTGCACAGTGCACGACTCTGAAGGTGAATTTGAGAAACCTGAGCCAGGGAGGGAGGGTGAAATAGACGAGGCTGCCAAGTGGAAGATGCTGAAAAACAGCGTTCTCACACCGGAGGAGTCGGCACAGGCCAGCGCTGATTTCCAGGAGCTTGAAGAACCGAGCGCTTGGAGCCAAGCTGCGTCTGAATCTCCGATCTCGTCCCTGGAGAGCCTGACTCCAGGACAGGTGGATCAGCTCCAGCAGCAGGGCggcctcctctccttcctcagaCCTCAGGGGAGCCTGAGCGGGTCGCACAATGCCAGCGTGAACGGAGGAGGGGACATGGAGAGAGACGGAGCATCGG CTCAGAAGCCCTTCCAGTGCAGGTACTGCCCCTACAGCGCCTCCCAGAAGGGAAACCTGAAGACCCACGTCCTCTGCGTCCACC GTGCCTGCAGCTGA